From the genome of Armatimonadota bacterium:
AGCTGGGCTGAGCACGCCAGTTCGCGGAAGCAGATGCGGCAAATGCCGAACTTCTTGAACACGCCGCGAGGGCGGCCGCAACGGCGGCAACGCGTGTAGGCCTGCACTTTGAATTTGCTGGGCCTCTTGCACTTTTCGATCAGTGATCTCTTAGCCATGAGCGGCTTCTTTCTCCTTCTTTCGGTCCGCCACAATCTGAGGAATCAGGTGGGCAGGAACTTCTTCATAATGTGAAAACTTGGTGCTGAACCGACCGCGGCCTCGGGTGATGCTGCGAAGGTCCACTGCGTAACGCGTCATCTCCGGTTGCGGGACTTCAGCCCGGACAACCTGCATTCCGTCGCCTATCGGCTCCATCCCTAGCACGCGTCCGCGCTTGCCGTTGAGGTCGCTGATGATATCTCCGGTCTGCGCCTCCGGTACGATAATCTCCGCTTCCACCACGGGCTCCAGCAGCACCGGCTGCGCCTTCTGGATGCCTTCCTTGAACGCCAGGCCGCCGGCGATCTTGAACGCGATCTCCGAGGAGTCCACCGGGTGGAACGAACCGTCCACAACCGTCGCCCGAACGTCCACCGTGGGATATCCCGCGATGACGCCGTCCGCCATCGCTTCCTCTACGCCCTTCTGGACGGCAGGGATGAAGTTGCGCGGGATGGCGCCGCCGACGATCTTGTCCACAAACTGCAGGCCTTCGCCGCGCCCCACCGGCTCGAACTCCACCACGCAATCCCCGAACTGCCCGCGGCCACCCGACTGCTTCTTGTGGCGGCCCTGGGCCCTCGCCTTGGATTTGATTGTTTCCCGATACGGAACCTTGGCCGGCTTCGTGTTGACGCCCACTCCAAACTTCCTCTTCAACCGGTCAACAACGATGTCCACATGGCTCTCCCCCATGCCGGCAACGATGGTTTCAGCGGTCTCCGCATCCCGGCGGATCGAGACGGTTGGGTCTTCTTCCGCCATTCGCTGGAGGGCGGGCCCCAATTTGTCTTCGTCGGCCTTGGTCTGCGCGAAAACGGCCACTTCATACACCGGCGTCGGAAACACCATCTCATCGAAAACGATTTTCTTGCTCGCGTCGCAGAGCGTGTCGCCCGTGGACGTGACGGCCATCTTGGCAACCGCCGCGATGTCGCCCGCCCGAACCTCACTGGCCTGTTCCTGTGTCTTGCCGTGCAGGAAGAAGACGCTGCCCACGCGTTCATCGCGCGCCTGCGTTGCGTTCCACAGATGAGAGTCCGGTTTTACGACCCCGCTCATGACGCGGAAATACGTCAGTTTGCCGACATACGGGTCCGCGGTGGTCTTCCAGACGAGCGCCGAGGTCGACGGGTTGGTCAACTCGCGGTCCTCTTCCTCGCCGGTGTCCGGATTCTTCCCATGTTCGGTCGGCTGTTCGGCGGGGCTCGGCGCCAGAAGGACGATATCGTCCATCAGCGTCTTCACTCCGATGCCCTTCACCGCACTGCCGCAGAAAACCGGGGCCAGCGTACCGGCTTTGACGCCGAGGTGCAGGCCGTGGTCCATCTCTTCAATGGTCAACGGCTCCCCGTCCAGGTATTTCAGGATGAGCTCGTCATCGTTCTCGGCCGCCGCTTCCATCAGCGTATCGCGGTAAGTCGCCACCACTTCCTTCATATCGTCCGGAACCGGGACTTCTTCGAAGGCCGTGCCGTTCCAGACGCTCGCCGTCTCGTTGATCAGATCAACGGTGCCCTTAAAGCTTTCCTCGGCCCCAATCGGG
Proteins encoded in this window:
- the fusA gene encoding elongation factor G, producing the protein MKQYDACNIRNIALVGHGHSGKTTLTEAMLVAAGAKDRLGKVEDGTATTDFDPDEVKRQMSISAALAPFEWNGTKVNAIDVPGYLDFVGEVQGALRVADAALIVMNANSGLEVGAEVAWDMAKKNNVVRLIFVNRMDRENADFYRIVEELRGKYGKTVVPVELPIGAEESFKGTVDLINETASVWNGTAFEEVPVPDDMKEVVATYRDTLMEAAAENDDELILKYLDGEPLTIEEMDHGLHLGVKAGTLAPVFCGSAVKGIGVKTLMDDIVLLAPSPAEQPTEHGKNPDTGEEEDRELTNPSTSALVWKTTADPYVGKLTYFRVMSGVVKPDSHLWNATQARDERVGSVFFLHGKTQEQASEVRAGDIAAVAKMAVTSTGDTLCDASKKIVFDEMVFPTPVYEVAVFAQTKADEDKLGPALQRMAEEDPTVSIRRDAETAETIVAGMGESHVDIVVDRLKRKFGVGVNTKPAKVPYRETIKSKARAQGRHKKQSGGRGQFGDCVVEFEPVGRGEGLQFVDKIVGGAIPRNFIPAVQKGVEEAMADGVIAGYPTVDVRATVVDGSFHPVDSSEIAFKIAGGLAFKEGIQKAQPVLLEPVVEAEIIVPEAQTGDIISDLNGKRGRVLGMEPIGDGMQVVRAEVPQPEMTRYAVDLRSITRGRGRFSTKFSHYEEVPAHLIPQIVADRKKEKEAAHG
- a CDS encoding type Z 30S ribosomal protein S14, which translates into the protein MAKRSLIEKCKRPSKFKVQAYTRCRRCGRPRGVFKKFGICRICFRELACSAQLPGITKSSW